The following coding sequences are from one Melanotaenia boesemani isolate fMelBoe1 chromosome 17, fMelBoe1.pri, whole genome shotgun sequence window:
- the si:ch211-81a5.8 gene encoding uncharacterized protein si:ch211-81a5.8: MDSFMSLGAPLKQFTTCMSGTNTSTKRGTKKSQSVRRSSFTRRKSISRRRSLPCNSQKVPDSWLRVYQDELKRERKRQQAMLAKKNAERTVRQTHFRSHHCLPRHTNAARKPSPVKDDSFFGAFQGLSLDGLMGGTGGSPAVAAPAAGGDQCIVM; encoded by the exons ATGGATTCCTTCATGTCACTGGGTGCACCACTGAAGCAGTTCACCACCTGCATGTCAGGCACAAACACCTCAACCAAGAGAGGGACCAAGAAGAGCCAGTCTGTCCGCAGAAGCAGTTTCACCCGCAGGAAGAGCATCAGTAGGAGGAGAAGCCTTCCTTGCAACAGCCAGAAAGTCCCTGACTCCTGGCTCAGGGTTTACCAGGATGAACTGAAAAGAGAGAG GAAACGTCAGCAAGCCATGCTGGCTAAGAAAAATGCTGAAAGGACTGTTAGACAGACTCACTTCAGGAGCCACCACTGCCTCCCAAGG CACACCAATGCTGCCAGGAAACCATCTCCAGTGAAGGACGATTCTTTCTTTGGAGCCTTTCAGGGCCTCAGTCTAGACGGATTGATGGGAGGCACCGGCGGATCTCCTGCtgttgctgctcctgctgcaggAGGAGATCAGTGCATAGTCATGTGA